The following are from one region of the Simiduia agarivorans SA1 = DSM 21679 genome:
- a CDS encoding ABC transporter ATP-binding protein yields MSECYPQPLIMAKNIGLKYSSFGLFNRFYHHAIKDLSFEVYAGETFGIMGRNGCGKSSVLRLLAGIIKPTSGNVLMAQPLTSALLTLGLGFNPQLSGRNNAMLSCMLQGASKDYARSLLDDIKNFSELGAFFERPVKTYSAGMRSRLGFSTALTLKVDLLLIDETLSVGDASFNQKAEAALLDRVQGSQTVIFVSHNAAQVSRICSRAMWLEGGCLKESGDVSVVADAYKNFMARLNTVGPV; encoded by the coding sequence ATGAGTGAATGTTATCCGCAACCGTTAATCATGGCGAAAAATATCGGGCTAAAATATTCTTCGTTCGGTCTATTTAATAGGTTTTACCATCATGCTATCAAAGATTTAAGCTTCGAGGTATATGCGGGCGAAACATTTGGCATTATGGGTAGAAACGGATGCGGAAAGAGTTCAGTTCTTCGCCTCTTGGCTGGGATAATTAAGCCAACTAGCGGTAATGTTCTAATGGCCCAGCCTTTAACTTCAGCACTATTGACCTTAGGGTTAGGGTTTAATCCGCAGTTATCCGGCCGTAATAATGCAATGCTAAGTTGTATGCTTCAAGGCGCGAGCAAGGATTACGCCAGAAGCCTTCTTGATGATATTAAAAACTTCTCGGAGTTAGGCGCGTTCTTTGAACGCCCTGTTAAAACTTACTCTGCTGGCATGCGTTCGAGGCTTGGGTTTTCAACAGCACTCACATTGAAAGTGGATTTACTTCTAATAGATGAAACTCTTAGTGTTGGCGATGCGTCGTTCAATCAAAAGGCTGAGGCCGCACTTTTGGATAGGGTTCAGGGTTCGCAAACAGTGATATTTGTGAGTCACAATGCGGCACAAGTATCTCGCATTTGTAGCCGCGCGATGTGGCTTGAAGGTGGATGTCTAAAGGAATCTGGTGATGTTTCTGTTGTCGCTGATGCATATAAGAATTTTATGGCCCGTCTAAATACGGTTGGTCCCGTGTAA
- a CDS encoding ABC transporter permease, with the protein MKNKSLSMFVRLKRFLSLVDTQAKMSLRANASRTYLNYMWWILEPLLFVGMFYLVFELFLLRGKPGFFYFLIVGYVPYMWVSKGLSQASGSVASNKGLISQTSLSMLLFPYIAFLESFYKQLVVFFVLIAFLFVVGVTNFSSAWWWLPVVVAVNLLFVVVISLPFAWACAVVPDVKMVVGMVTMFLMFTSGVFFDVREIANPEIQVFVFSYQPLAFILDSYRQILLLGVAPNVMHLGILAGTFVAMIAFLHFVFHVTQHYLAEKVLNS; encoded by the coding sequence ATGAAAAACAAAAGCCTATCAATGTTCGTAAGACTGAAGCGGTTTTTGTCCTTAGTAGATACTCAGGCAAAAATGTCGTTACGGGCGAATGCCTCACGCACCTACCTAAATTACATGTGGTGGATACTAGAGCCACTGTTATTCGTTGGCATGTTCTATTTGGTTTTCGAATTATTTCTTCTCCGCGGAAAGCCGGGGTTCTTCTATTTTCTAATTGTTGGCTATGTGCCCTATATGTGGGTGAGTAAAGGTCTTAGTCAAGCATCTGGGAGTGTAGCCAGTAATAAAGGACTGATAAGTCAAACAAGTCTTTCTATGTTGTTGTTTCCGTATATTGCATTTTTGGAAAGCTTTTACAAACAGCTGGTTGTTTTTTTTGTACTGATTGCATTTTTGTTTGTTGTAGGAGTGACAAATTTTAGCTCAGCATGGTGGTGGTTGCCTGTGGTGGTGGCAGTCAATCTTCTATTTGTCGTGGTTATTTCTCTCCCATTTGCATGGGCTTGCGCAGTAGTGCCTGATGTAAAGATGGTTGTAGGTATGGTGACCATGTTTCTAATGTTTACATCTGGCGTCTTTTTTGATGTTCGCGAAATTGCCAACCCTGAAATTCAGGTGTTCGTATTCTCATATCAGCCACTAGCCTTCATCTTAGATTCTTACAGACAGATACTACTTCTAGGTGTAGCTCCCAATGTGATGCATTTAGGAATTTTGGCTGGTACTTTTGTGGCTATGATTGCTTTTTTACATTTTGTATTTCATGTGACGCAGCACTATTTGGCAGAAAAGGTACTGAATTCATGA